A window of the Lactuca sativa cultivar Salinas chromosome 7, Lsat_Salinas_v11, whole genome shotgun sequence genome harbors these coding sequences:
- the LOC111888664 gene encoding uncharacterized protein LOC111888664, translating to MTSATNPNGDHNYHNHSHSHLPPPPSHNHHHRYNQRHYYPHSSSSSASIRGCCCCLILLFSFLALVVLTVVLVIVLAVKPKKPQFDLQQVGVQYINLATSPVNTPSTASLSLAIRMLFTAKNDNKVGIKYGVSTFNIMYRGIPLGRGTVPGFYQPAHSVRRVQTTVTVDRVNLLQADAASLVRDASLNDRVELRILGDVNAKIRILGLTSPSVQASIDCAIAISPRKQALTYKQCGFDGLQV from the exons ATGACCTCCGCCACTAACCCAAACGGCGACCATAATTACCACAACCACAGCCACAGCCACCTACCACCTCCTCCGtcacacaaccaccaccaccgctaCAACCAACGACACTACTACCCtcactcctcctcctcctccgccTCAATCAGAGGCTGTTGCTGCTGCCTTATCCTCCTCTTCTCCTTCCTCGCTCTCGTCGTCCTCACCGTCGTCCTCGTCATTGTCCTCGCCGTAAAACCTAAAAAACCTCAGTTCGATCTCCAACAAGTCGGTGTTCAATACATCAACCTCGCCACTTCCCCGGTGAATACTCCGAGCACCGCCTCCCTATCCCTCGCCATTCGGATGCTGTTCACCGCGAAAAACGACAACAAGGTAGGGATCAAGTACGGCGTGTCCACCTTCAATATCATGTACCGTGGGATTCCGTTGGGTCGGGGCACCGTACCCGGGTTTTACCAACCGGCGCACAGTGTACGGCGGGTTCAGACGACGGTGACGGTGGATCGGGTGAATCTGTTGCAGGCGGATGCTGCTAGTTTGGTGAGAGATGCTTCGCTAAACGACCGGGTCGAGTTACGGATCTTGGGTGATGTTAATGCTAAGATCCGAATCCTTGGGTTAACTTCACCCTCCGTGCAG GCATCAATTGATTGTGCAATAGCCATAAGCCCAAGGAAGCAAGCTCTCACTTACAAGCAATGTGGATTCGATGGTTTGCAAGTATAA